From one Culex quinquefasciatus strain JHB chromosome 3, VPISU_Cqui_1.0_pri_paternal, whole genome shotgun sequence genomic stretch:
- the LOC6034914 gene encoding mucin-19 isoform X1, whose protein sequence is MAPSPELGGQPKAPDKVPGAPSEASSSTTSSSSSSASAAAATPTAGSTTTAGASSAVTPAAVTGAAGAATTTSQQQTPPQNTSKIDNMAESDLKALLEEAITYKRPKDREHKSATFNELLDKTEKEDQEQNFPFTSRPVHSKRASGRPTQGGSLQDLQEAGLNDCYSEFPFAPDFYTNLGGLGVQMSRRHHGGSSFGPGGGDRVINNPRTQKQRYTSSVSSRQREGGSLPSNVNVECSFFNDSSSSAGGGTTITKFKKRDGASSGAKSDYGTMVLTAPLTSAGAAELIEAVAEAAGGAGLCGGMKNTESHLIDGGCMGAAAAAGHTVIDMGELESDETQRLLDNDALQQNLYDSGLDDLDGSMGDPYGSSSTTTSGGSSSSGGVHGASGVGGACSALKKIPRFPTTSYTSHAKLEIGEPSSTVRPSLVHHVDKTVPLPLLESNKSVDITPIQLGSSYQAVKCFMSSDAGGGGGVGGSGSSSVSKQDPKHVMITANNAKYITTQNFSQMISQVSYAGPKYLDENGNSVQQFNSSLLGGSSGSSSSAATVTSSAISSAVSSAAAAAVAAGAAVGMAAGASGNSGGGVGSVLGTVSGGSASGGASSTAGGGKKKRNNKSDRNTVLVIPENIAGWRGKETNIEELVNYIDGKGGGGVNPKNGTVVKVSGGGGGGNGNGNGSTSGAGGAVENGVSEEKAPKKKSEKKKEKAKLKKSNSLEELSSCSRKKQQAEDEQQSQEMEVTTSSQKPEVAETVTLRKAGKKGSQQHQTTSSNSSASSSSTTSSNSSKEGSANNKRGERRSWGTEELAYLEDQHVQQEEKSASSKKREAKEHASEPPAAALPSFNLGKKRDSLRMSVESLSAVGGVSGGTAVEAAEFHVVIKKKKMKKKAQSLFAEDSGMAGGTSGYGGVSNNRRHLGAGQSYNSAGGSRSANSGGKYQTSQSFANDRDAYMNSLTSGSDVSRRKSTSSMPPSEKSDSSDVDSVQSLPIEPSRKQQQQQPSSQQKQGGAVGVSYADIAARIPHADRVNNNLPGAGGGGSNSSNSSSNNTNTSPLDSVEKWPPVQATSPEDLAQALKSPSAFPELVPESEQYQQHQYVNSSVSSVSSSTNSSSNLGSNKATYSQSLLIAAATTPKASLPEEASSTAASGKLVSSVSSEHNVNSSNANANSSTNTSNSKLALHKSKSVDNNDIYYSNEHYPALEKTVKPAKTTLTTTTTASTVAAAAPVATTLTANSTLQEPKSASAGKTSPVALISVPPVTNPVTAANSSVTATTTNNNNNASNGAKKSKKKEAAVAAVTTPANDVESINNARNVAGTTFGQTASLVDVLNNNNNNTSNPVLIEHAAEIDYSQNNGLTTSSRTNGGPGLLQSSTPKTTSTTSSSTVNNVGTTTTSKRSKKEKFAPSTNATTPQQQPQHYPASTQPSANHRPAVIMNDSSTAANEANHHEFTFGFDIDQELLFGDCPEDEQQQQQQNYQKPSTAVDNNVPSPTSNTSVQSTDLGYSSMQQSSSSVAASPSSASSSSSSQQQHHYHNQQQQQQQPETYEMLNSTDPDTYRDSIEHKFHQPPPSMVLPGPGPLYTQPPPQLPPPHVLARQQARPVVTTTAAAAAGHYNLPPPPVQQQPLQPAVVDSATNTSPPTLMTVPPPPLPIPVVATAVPIPVVVAAAQPLPAAVPVVLVPAGPPPVAVVPVAVAASTPNSITSLNNQTTMVVAPVPVSVTAEPPHLEYQPKPQRQAQQHVPAQPQQSQQPIREKIKEINLRFIAPEQLQTNHNHDKIVNFVGMAWEDIICGNNGSAKYYDGK, encoded by the exons ATGGCTCCGTCTCCGGAGCTCGGGGGCCAACCGAAGGCCCCCGACAAAGTCCCCGGAGCACCGTCGGAGGCATCGTCATCAACAACATCATCTTCATCGTCCTCAGCATCAGCAGCAGCTGCTACTCCCACCGCCGGGTCAACCACGACTGCCGGCGCCTCTTCGGCGGTGACTCCGGCAGCCGTCACAGGTGCCGCTGGAGCGGCCACCACAACATCTCAGCAGCAGACTCCGCCGCAGAACACCAGCAAG ATCGATAACATGGCGGAGAGTGATCTCAAGGCGCTTCTCGAGGAAGCCATCACCTACAAACGTCCAAAGGATCGGGAGCACAAGAGTGCAACGTTCAAC GAACTTCTTGACAAAACGGAGAAGGAAGACCAGGAGCAAAACTTCCCGTTCACAAGCCGGCCGGTCCACTCGAAGCGGGCCTCGGGCCGACCCACGCAGGGCGGTTCCCTGCAGGATCTCCAGGAGGCCGGCCTCAACGACTGCTACTCGGAGTTTCCGTTCGCGCCCGATTTCTACACGAACCTGGGCGGGTTGGGCGTCCAGATGTCCCGGCGGCACCACGGCGGCAGTTCGTTCGGGCCGGGCGGTGGCGACCGCGTCATCAACAACCCGCGCACGCAAAAGCAACGCTACACGAGTTCGGTTTCGTCGCGGCAACGCGAAGGGGGCAGCCTGCCGAGCAACGTCAACGTCGAGTGTTCGTTCTTCAACGATTCTTCGTCGTCGGCCGGTGGGGGGACCACGATTACCAAGTTCAAGAAGCGGGACGGCGCAAGTAGCGGAGCGAAGAGCGACTACGGCACGATGGTCCTGACGGCACCGTTGACGAGCGCCGGAGCCGCGGAACTGATTGAGGCCGTGGCGGAAGCGGCTGGTGGGGCGGGGCTGTGCGGTGGCATGAAGAACACGGAATCTCACCTGATTGATGGGGGTTGCATGGGAGCGGCAGCGGCGGCTGGCCACACCGTCATCGACATGGGCGAGCTGGAATCTGACGAAACGCAGCGACTGCTGGACAACGACGCGTTGCAGCAGAACCTGTACGATTCGGGGCTGGACGATTTGGACGGAAGTATGGGGGATCCGTACGGTAGCAGTAGCACGACCACAAGCGGAGGCAGCAGCTCTTCCGGGGGAGTTCACGGTGCTTCGGGGGTTGGAGGTGCGTGCAGTGCGCTGAAGAAGATTCCGCGCTTCCCCACGACCAGCTACACTAGTCACGCCAAGCTGGAGATTGGCGAGCCGTCGTCCACGGTGCGACCGTCGCTGGTGCACCACGTCGACAAGACCGTCCCGCTGCCCCTGCTCGAGAGCAACAAGAGCGTGGACATTACGCCGATCCAGCTGGGTTCGAGCTACCAGGCCGTCAAGTGCTTCATGTCCAGCGACgcgggagggggagggggcgtAGGGGGAAGTGGCAGCAGCAGCGTTAGCAAGCAAGACCCCAAGCATGTGATGATCACCGCCAACAACGCCAAGTACATCACCACGCAGAACTTTAGCCAGATGATTTCGCAAGTAAGTTACGCGGGG CCAAAATATTTGGACGAAAACGGCAACTCGGTGCAGCAGTTCAACAGCAGTCTGCTCGGTGGTTCGTCCGGTTCGTCCTCGTCGGCCGCAACGGTCACGAGCTCGGCCATTTCCTCGGCCGTGTCGTCGGCAGCAGCCGCGGCCGTCGCGGCAGGAGCAGCCGTAGGGATGGCCGCCGGGGCCAGTGGCAATAGTGGCGGCGGGGTTGGGAGCGTCCTCGGCACGGTCAGTGGCGGCTCCGCCAGTGGTGGGGCCAGTTCGACCGCCGGCGGTGGCAAGAAGAAGCGCAATAACAAGTCTGACCGGAACACGGTGCTGGTGATACCGGAGAATATCGCCGGCTGGCGGGGCAAGGAGACGAACATTGAGGAGCTGGTGAATTACATCGATGGGAAGGGGGGTGGTGGGGTCAATCCGAAGAACGGTACCGTTGTTAAAGTGAGTGGAGGTGGGGGTGGGGGTAACGGGAATGGAAACGGTTCCACTAGCGGTGCTGGTGGGGCCGTTGAGAATGGTGTTTCGGAAGAGAAGGCCCCGAAGAAGAAGAGTGAGAAAAAGAAGGAAAAGGCCAAACTGAAAAAGAGCAACTCGCTGGAAGAGCTGAGCAGCTGCAGCCGGAAGAAGCAGCAGGCCGAGGACGAGCAGCAGAGTCAGGAGATGGAAGTGACGACCTCGTCACAGAAGCCGGAAGTTGCGGAAACGGTGACGCTTCGAAAGGCAGGCAAAAAGGGAAGTCAGCAGCACCAAACGACGTCCTCCAATTCGTCCGCGTCGTCGTCTTCGACGACTTCGTCGAACTCTTCCAAGGAAGGTTCCGCAAACAACAAACGAGGCGAGCGACGTTCGTGGGGCACGGAAGAGCTGGCCTACCTTGAGGATCAGCATGTGCAGCAGGAGGAGAAATCTGCGTCGTCGAAGAAACGAGAGGCCAAAGAACACGCGAGTGAACCGCCAGCCGCCGCCCTGCCTTCGTTCAACCTGGGCAAGAAGCGCGATTCGTTACGGATGTCGGTGGAATCGCTGTCGGCGGTTGGTGGAGTGTCGGGAGGAACGGCCGTGGAGGCCGCCGAGTTCCACGTAGTGAttaagaagaagaagatgaagaaAAAAGCTCAGAGTTTGTTTGCGGAAGATTCGGGAATGGCCGGTGGGACGTCCGGATACGGTGGCGTTTCGAACAATCGACGGCATTTGGGCGCAGGTCAGAGTTACAACTCGGCAGGTGGCTCACGATCGGCGAACTCCGGTGGCAAGTATCAGACGAGTCAGAGCTTTGCCAACGATCGGGACGCGTACATGAACTCGCTGACCAGCGGAAGTGACGTTTCGCGAAGGAAATCAACCTCCTCGATGCCTCCGTCGGAAAAATCCGACTCGAGCGATGTCGACTCGGTACAGTCGCTGCCCATCGAGCCCTcgcggaagcagcagcagcaacaaccctCGTCCCAGCAGAAGCAGGGCGGCGCCGTTGGCGTCTCGTACGCAGACATTGCGGCCCGAATCCCGCACGCAGATCGCGTCAACAACAATCTACCGGGTGCCGGCGGCGGAGGTTCCAACagtagcaacagcagcagcaataaCACCAACACATCCCCGCTGGACAGTGTCGAAAAGTGGCCTCCGGTCCAGGCGACCAGCCCCGAGGACCTTGCTCAAGCACTCAAGTCACCATCCGCGTTCCCGGAACTAGTCCCAGAATCCGAGCAATATCAACAGCATCAGTATGTGAATAGTAGCGTTAGTAGCGTTAGCAGTAGTACCAACAGCAGTAGCAATCTAGGAAGTAACAAGGCGACTTACTCGCAAAGTCTGCtgattgcggcggcgaccacgCCCAAGGCGTCCCTGCCGGAAGAAGCGTCCTCGACGGCGGCCAGTGGCAAACTAGTTAGTAGCGTTAGTAGTGAACATAATGTAAATAGTAGCAACGCTAACGCCAACAGCAGCACCAACACCAGCAATTCAAAGCTGGCGTTACACAAATCCAAGAGTGTCGACAATAACGACATTTACTACTCCAACGAGCACTACCCGGCCCTGGAGAAGACTGTCAAGCCGGCCAAAACGACTTTGACCACGACGACGACCGCATCGACGGTGGCTGCCGCCGCGCCTGTGGCCACCACCCTTACTGCCAACAGCACCCTGCAAGAGCCCAAGTCAGCTTCCGCCGGGAAGACGAGTCCCGTTGCGTTGATATCGGTTCCCCCAGTCACGAATCCAGTCACAGCCGCAAACAGCAGCgtcaccgccaccaccaccaacaacaacaacaacgcttCGAACGGtgccaaaaaatccaaaaagaaGGAGGCTGCAGTCGCAGCGGTGACGACACCAGCCAACGACGTCGAATCGATCAACAACGCGCGGAATGTTGCTGGCACGACCTTCGGCCAGACGGCGTCGCTGGTTGACgtcctcaacaacaacaacaacaacaccagcaaCCCGGTGCTGATTGAGCACGCCGCAGAGATTGATTACTCGCAAAACAACGGATTGACGACGTCGAGCCGGACCAACGGCGGTCCAGGACTTCTGCAGAGCAGCACTCCCAAGACGACCAGCACGACGTCGTCTTCGACGGTGAACAACGTCGGTACGACGACCACGTCCAAGCGGTCCAAAAAGGAAAAGTTTGCCCCGTCCACGAACGCGACAACTCCGCAGCAGCAACCACAACACTACCCAGCGTCAACGCAGCCTTCCGCAAACCACCGGCCCGCGGTCATCATGAACGACAGCAGCACCGCCGCCAACGAGGCGAACCACCACGAGTTCACCTTCGGCTTCGACATCGACCAGGAGCTGCTGTTTGGCGATTGCCCAGAggacgagcagcagcagcagcagcagaactaTCAGAAGCCGAGCACCGCCGTCGACAACAACGTTCCTTCGCCGACGAGCAACACGTCCGTACAGTCGACCGACCTCGGCTACAGCTCGATGCAGCAGTCGAGCAGTTCCGTCGCGGCGTCCCCGTCGTCGGCGTCCTCTTCCAGCTCGTCGCAGCAGCAACACCATTATCacaatcagcagcagcagcagcagcaaccggAAACGTACGAGATGCTCAACTCAACTGACCCTG ACACCTACCGGGACAGCATCGAGCATAAGTTCCACCAGCCGCCGCCGTCCATGGTGTTGCCCGGACCTGGTCCGCTCTACACGCAACCTCCGCCGCAGCTTCCACCGCCACACGTGCTGGCGCGACAACAGGCTCGTCCTGTCGTGACCACAACTGCCGCGGCCGCCGCAGGACACTACAACTTGCCACCACCACCGGTCCAGCAGCAGCCGCTCCAACCAGCCGTCGTCGACAGTGCCACCAACACGTCCCCACCAACGCTGATGACGGTTCCGCCGCCGCCACTTCCCATCCCCGTTGTGGCCACGGCCGTGCCCATTCCGGTCGTGGTGGCGGCCGCTCAGCCACTGCCTGCCGCCGTACCGGTCGTGCTGGTCCCGGCCGGTCCGCCTCCGGTAGCCGTCGTGCCCGTGGCCGTCGCTGCGAGCACCCCCAACAGCATCACTAGTCTCAACAACCAAACCACGATGGTGGTGGCGCCGGTGCCGGTGAGCGTAACGGCGGAACCACCCCACCTCGAGTACCAGCCAAAGCCGCAGCGGCAAGCGCAGCAGCACGTGCCGGCGCAACCACAGCAAAGTCAGCAGCCAATCCGGGAGAAGATCAAGGAGATTAATCTGCGGTTTATTGCGCCCGAGCAGCTGCAGACGAACCACAACCACGACAAGATTGTCAACTTTGTCGGCATGG
- the LOC6034914 gene encoding mucin-19 isoform X2, with the protein MAPSPELGGQPKAPDKVPGAPSEASSSTTSSSSSSASAAAATPTAGSTTTAGASSAVTPAAVTGAAGAATTTSQQQTPPQNTSKIDNMAESDLKALLEEAITYKRPKDREHKSATFNELLDKTEKEDQEQNFPFTSRPVHSKRASGRPTQGGSLQDLQEAGLNDCYSEFPFAPDFYTNLGGLGVQMSRRHHGGSSFGPGGGDRVINNPRTQKQRYTSSVSSRQREGGSLPSNVNVECSFFNDSSSSAGGGTTITKFKKRDGASSGAKSDYGTMVLTAPLTSAGAAELIEAVAEAAGGAGLCGGMKNTESHLIDGGCMGAAAAAGHTVIDMGELESDETQRLLDNDALQQNLYDSGLDDLDGSMGDPYGSSSTTTSGGSSSSGGVHGASGVGGACSALKKIPRFPTTSYTSHAKLEIGEPSSTVRPSLVHHVDKTVPLPLLESNKSVDITPIQLGSSYQAVKCFMSSDAGGGGGVGGSGSSSVSKQDPKHVMITANNAKYITTQNFSQMISQPKYLDENGNSVQQFNSSLLGGSSGSSSSAATVTSSAISSAVSSAAAAAVAAGAAVGMAAGASGNSGGGVGSVLGTVSGGSASGGASSTAGGGKKKRNNKSDRNTVLVIPENIAGWRGKETNIEELVNYIDGKGGGGVNPKNGTVVKVSGGGGGGNGNGNGSTSGAGGAVENGVSEEKAPKKKSEKKKEKAKLKKSNSLEELSSCSRKKQQAEDEQQSQEMEVTTSSQKPEVAETVTLRKAGKKGSQQHQTTSSNSSASSSSTTSSNSSKEGSANNKRGERRSWGTEELAYLEDQHVQQEEKSASSKKREAKEHASEPPAAALPSFNLGKKRDSLRMSVESLSAVGGVSGGTAVEAAEFHVVIKKKKMKKKAQSLFAEDSGMAGGTSGYGGVSNNRRHLGAGQSYNSAGGSRSANSGGKYQTSQSFANDRDAYMNSLTSGSDVSRRKSTSSMPPSEKSDSSDVDSVQSLPIEPSRKQQQQQPSSQQKQGGAVGVSYADIAARIPHADRVNNNLPGAGGGGSNSSNSSSNNTNTSPLDSVEKWPPVQATSPEDLAQALKSPSAFPELVPESEQYQQHQYVNSSVSSVSSSTNSSSNLGSNKATYSQSLLIAAATTPKASLPEEASSTAASGKLVSSVSSEHNVNSSNANANSSTNTSNSKLALHKSKSVDNNDIYYSNEHYPALEKTVKPAKTTLTTTTTASTVAAAAPVATTLTANSTLQEPKSASAGKTSPVALISVPPVTNPVTAANSSVTATTTNNNNNASNGAKKSKKKEAAVAAVTTPANDVESINNARNVAGTTFGQTASLVDVLNNNNNNTSNPVLIEHAAEIDYSQNNGLTTSSRTNGGPGLLQSSTPKTTSTTSSSTVNNVGTTTTSKRSKKEKFAPSTNATTPQQQPQHYPASTQPSANHRPAVIMNDSSTAANEANHHEFTFGFDIDQELLFGDCPEDEQQQQQQNYQKPSTAVDNNVPSPTSNTSVQSTDLGYSSMQQSSSSVAASPSSASSSSSSQQQHHYHNQQQQQQQPETYEMLNSTDPDTYRDSIEHKFHQPPPSMVLPGPGPLYTQPPPQLPPPHVLARQQARPVVTTTAAAAAGHYNLPPPPVQQQPLQPAVVDSATNTSPPTLMTVPPPPLPIPVVATAVPIPVVVAAAQPLPAAVPVVLVPAGPPPVAVVPVAVAASTPNSITSLNNQTTMVVAPVPVSVTAEPPHLEYQPKPQRQAQQHVPAQPQQSQQPIREKIKEINLRFIAPEQLQTNHNHDKIVNFVGMAWEDIICGNNGSAKYYDGK; encoded by the exons ATGGCTCCGTCTCCGGAGCTCGGGGGCCAACCGAAGGCCCCCGACAAAGTCCCCGGAGCACCGTCGGAGGCATCGTCATCAACAACATCATCTTCATCGTCCTCAGCATCAGCAGCAGCTGCTACTCCCACCGCCGGGTCAACCACGACTGCCGGCGCCTCTTCGGCGGTGACTCCGGCAGCCGTCACAGGTGCCGCTGGAGCGGCCACCACAACATCTCAGCAGCAGACTCCGCCGCAGAACACCAGCAAG ATCGATAACATGGCGGAGAGTGATCTCAAGGCGCTTCTCGAGGAAGCCATCACCTACAAACGTCCAAAGGATCGGGAGCACAAGAGTGCAACGTTCAAC GAACTTCTTGACAAAACGGAGAAGGAAGACCAGGAGCAAAACTTCCCGTTCACAAGCCGGCCGGTCCACTCGAAGCGGGCCTCGGGCCGACCCACGCAGGGCGGTTCCCTGCAGGATCTCCAGGAGGCCGGCCTCAACGACTGCTACTCGGAGTTTCCGTTCGCGCCCGATTTCTACACGAACCTGGGCGGGTTGGGCGTCCAGATGTCCCGGCGGCACCACGGCGGCAGTTCGTTCGGGCCGGGCGGTGGCGACCGCGTCATCAACAACCCGCGCACGCAAAAGCAACGCTACACGAGTTCGGTTTCGTCGCGGCAACGCGAAGGGGGCAGCCTGCCGAGCAACGTCAACGTCGAGTGTTCGTTCTTCAACGATTCTTCGTCGTCGGCCGGTGGGGGGACCACGATTACCAAGTTCAAGAAGCGGGACGGCGCAAGTAGCGGAGCGAAGAGCGACTACGGCACGATGGTCCTGACGGCACCGTTGACGAGCGCCGGAGCCGCGGAACTGATTGAGGCCGTGGCGGAAGCGGCTGGTGGGGCGGGGCTGTGCGGTGGCATGAAGAACACGGAATCTCACCTGATTGATGGGGGTTGCATGGGAGCGGCAGCGGCGGCTGGCCACACCGTCATCGACATGGGCGAGCTGGAATCTGACGAAACGCAGCGACTGCTGGACAACGACGCGTTGCAGCAGAACCTGTACGATTCGGGGCTGGACGATTTGGACGGAAGTATGGGGGATCCGTACGGTAGCAGTAGCACGACCACAAGCGGAGGCAGCAGCTCTTCCGGGGGAGTTCACGGTGCTTCGGGGGTTGGAGGTGCGTGCAGTGCGCTGAAGAAGATTCCGCGCTTCCCCACGACCAGCTACACTAGTCACGCCAAGCTGGAGATTGGCGAGCCGTCGTCCACGGTGCGACCGTCGCTGGTGCACCACGTCGACAAGACCGTCCCGCTGCCCCTGCTCGAGAGCAACAAGAGCGTGGACATTACGCCGATCCAGCTGGGTTCGAGCTACCAGGCCGTCAAGTGCTTCATGTCCAGCGACgcgggagggggagggggcgtAGGGGGAAGTGGCAGCAGCAGCGTTAGCAAGCAAGACCCCAAGCATGTGATGATCACCGCCAACAACGCCAAGTACATCACCACGCAGAACTTTAGCCAGATGATTTCGCAA CCAAAATATTTGGACGAAAACGGCAACTCGGTGCAGCAGTTCAACAGCAGTCTGCTCGGTGGTTCGTCCGGTTCGTCCTCGTCGGCCGCAACGGTCACGAGCTCGGCCATTTCCTCGGCCGTGTCGTCGGCAGCAGCCGCGGCCGTCGCGGCAGGAGCAGCCGTAGGGATGGCCGCCGGGGCCAGTGGCAATAGTGGCGGCGGGGTTGGGAGCGTCCTCGGCACGGTCAGTGGCGGCTCCGCCAGTGGTGGGGCCAGTTCGACCGCCGGCGGTGGCAAGAAGAAGCGCAATAACAAGTCTGACCGGAACACGGTGCTGGTGATACCGGAGAATATCGCCGGCTGGCGGGGCAAGGAGACGAACATTGAGGAGCTGGTGAATTACATCGATGGGAAGGGGGGTGGTGGGGTCAATCCGAAGAACGGTACCGTTGTTAAAGTGAGTGGAGGTGGGGGTGGGGGTAACGGGAATGGAAACGGTTCCACTAGCGGTGCTGGTGGGGCCGTTGAGAATGGTGTTTCGGAAGAGAAGGCCCCGAAGAAGAAGAGTGAGAAAAAGAAGGAAAAGGCCAAACTGAAAAAGAGCAACTCGCTGGAAGAGCTGAGCAGCTGCAGCCGGAAGAAGCAGCAGGCCGAGGACGAGCAGCAGAGTCAGGAGATGGAAGTGACGACCTCGTCACAGAAGCCGGAAGTTGCGGAAACGGTGACGCTTCGAAAGGCAGGCAAAAAGGGAAGTCAGCAGCACCAAACGACGTCCTCCAATTCGTCCGCGTCGTCGTCTTCGACGACTTCGTCGAACTCTTCCAAGGAAGGTTCCGCAAACAACAAACGAGGCGAGCGACGTTCGTGGGGCACGGAAGAGCTGGCCTACCTTGAGGATCAGCATGTGCAGCAGGAGGAGAAATCTGCGTCGTCGAAGAAACGAGAGGCCAAAGAACACGCGAGTGAACCGCCAGCCGCCGCCCTGCCTTCGTTCAACCTGGGCAAGAAGCGCGATTCGTTACGGATGTCGGTGGAATCGCTGTCGGCGGTTGGTGGAGTGTCGGGAGGAACGGCCGTGGAGGCCGCCGAGTTCCACGTAGTGAttaagaagaagaagatgaagaaAAAAGCTCAGAGTTTGTTTGCGGAAGATTCGGGAATGGCCGGTGGGACGTCCGGATACGGTGGCGTTTCGAACAATCGACGGCATTTGGGCGCAGGTCAGAGTTACAACTCGGCAGGTGGCTCACGATCGGCGAACTCCGGTGGCAAGTATCAGACGAGTCAGAGCTTTGCCAACGATCGGGACGCGTACATGAACTCGCTGACCAGCGGAAGTGACGTTTCGCGAAGGAAATCAACCTCCTCGATGCCTCCGTCGGAAAAATCCGACTCGAGCGATGTCGACTCGGTACAGTCGCTGCCCATCGAGCCCTcgcggaagcagcagcagcaacaaccctCGTCCCAGCAGAAGCAGGGCGGCGCCGTTGGCGTCTCGTACGCAGACATTGCGGCCCGAATCCCGCACGCAGATCGCGTCAACAACAATCTACCGGGTGCCGGCGGCGGAGGTTCCAACagtagcaacagcagcagcaataaCACCAACACATCCCCGCTGGACAGTGTCGAAAAGTGGCCTCCGGTCCAGGCGACCAGCCCCGAGGACCTTGCTCAAGCACTCAAGTCACCATCCGCGTTCCCGGAACTAGTCCCAGAATCCGAGCAATATCAACAGCATCAGTATGTGAATAGTAGCGTTAGTAGCGTTAGCAGTAGTACCAACAGCAGTAGCAATCTAGGAAGTAACAAGGCGACTTACTCGCAAAGTCTGCtgattgcggcggcgaccacgCCCAAGGCGTCCCTGCCGGAAGAAGCGTCCTCGACGGCGGCCAGTGGCAAACTAGTTAGTAGCGTTAGTAGTGAACATAATGTAAATAGTAGCAACGCTAACGCCAACAGCAGCACCAACACCAGCAATTCAAAGCTGGCGTTACACAAATCCAAGAGTGTCGACAATAACGACATTTACTACTCCAACGAGCACTACCCGGCCCTGGAGAAGACTGTCAAGCCGGCCAAAACGACTTTGACCACGACGACGACCGCATCGACGGTGGCTGCCGCCGCGCCTGTGGCCACCACCCTTACTGCCAACAGCACCCTGCAAGAGCCCAAGTCAGCTTCCGCCGGGAAGACGAGTCCCGTTGCGTTGATATCGGTTCCCCCAGTCACGAATCCAGTCACAGCCGCAAACAGCAGCgtcaccgccaccaccaccaacaacaacaacaacgcttCGAACGGtgccaaaaaatccaaaaagaaGGAGGCTGCAGTCGCAGCGGTGACGACACCAGCCAACGACGTCGAATCGATCAACAACGCGCGGAATGTTGCTGGCACGACCTTCGGCCAGACGGCGTCGCTGGTTGACgtcctcaacaacaacaacaacaacaccagcaaCCCGGTGCTGATTGAGCACGCCGCAGAGATTGATTACTCGCAAAACAACGGATTGACGACGTCGAGCCGGACCAACGGCGGTCCAGGACTTCTGCAGAGCAGCACTCCCAAGACGACCAGCACGACGTCGTCTTCGACGGTGAACAACGTCGGTACGACGACCACGTCCAAGCGGTCCAAAAAGGAAAAGTTTGCCCCGTCCACGAACGCGACAACTCCGCAGCAGCAACCACAACACTACCCAGCGTCAACGCAGCCTTCCGCAAACCACCGGCCCGCGGTCATCATGAACGACAGCAGCACCGCCGCCAACGAGGCGAACCACCACGAGTTCACCTTCGGCTTCGACATCGACCAGGAGCTGCTGTTTGGCGATTGCCCAGAggacgagcagcagcagcagcagcagaactaTCAGAAGCCGAGCACCGCCGTCGACAACAACGTTCCTTCGCCGACGAGCAACACGTCCGTACAGTCGACCGACCTCGGCTACAGCTCGATGCAGCAGTCGAGCAGTTCCGTCGCGGCGTCCCCGTCGTCGGCGTCCTCTTCCAGCTCGTCGCAGCAGCAACACCATTATCacaatcagcagcagcagcagcagcaaccggAAACGTACGAGATGCTCAACTCAACTGACCCTG ACACCTACCGGGACAGCATCGAGCATAAGTTCCACCAGCCGCCGCCGTCCATGGTGTTGCCCGGACCTGGTCCGCTCTACACGCAACCTCCGCCGCAGCTTCCACCGCCACACGTGCTGGCGCGACAACAGGCTCGTCCTGTCGTGACCACAACTGCCGCGGCCGCCGCAGGACACTACAACTTGCCACCACCACCGGTCCAGCAGCAGCCGCTCCAACCAGCCGTCGTCGACAGTGCCACCAACACGTCCCCACCAACGCTGATGACGGTTCCGCCGCCGCCACTTCCCATCCCCGTTGTGGCCACGGCCGTGCCCATTCCGGTCGTGGTGGCGGCCGCTCAGCCACTGCCTGCCGCCGTACCGGTCGTGCTGGTCCCGGCCGGTCCGCCTCCGGTAGCCGTCGTGCCCGTGGCCGTCGCTGCGAGCACCCCCAACAGCATCACTAGTCTCAACAACCAAACCACGATGGTGGTGGCGCCGGTGCCGGTGAGCGTAACGGCGGAACCACCCCACCTCGAGTACCAGCCAAAGCCGCAGCGGCAAGCGCAGCAGCACGTGCCGGCGCAACCACAGCAAAGTCAGCAGCCAATCCGGGAGAAGATCAAGGAGATTAATCTGCGGTTTATTGCGCCCGAGCAGCTGCAGACGAACCACAACCACGACAAGATTGTCAACTTTGTCGGCATGG